One genomic segment of Pongo pygmaeus isolate AG05252 chromosome 19, NHGRI_mPonPyg2-v2.0_pri, whole genome shotgun sequence includes these proteins:
- the HEXIM2 gene encoding protein HEXIM2 isoform X1, translated as MALWCKRAGVTSSRRLLKDLERKMMATPNQTVCNAESPVALEEAKTSDAPGSPQTPPEPHDSGGSLPLTPRMESHSEDEDLAGAVGGLGWNSRSPRTQSPGGCSAEAVLARKKHRRRPSKRKRHWRPYLELSWAEKQQRDERQSQRASRVREEMFAKGQPVAPYNTTQFLMNDRDPEEPNLDVPHGISHPGSSGESEAGDSDGRGRAHGEFQRKDFSETYERFHTESLQGRSKQELVRDYLELEKRLSQAEEETRRLQQLQACTGQQSCRQVEELAAEVERLRTENQRLRQENQMWNREGCRCDEEPGT; from the exons ATGGCGCTTTGGTGTAAGCGAG CAGGTGTCACTAGTTCCAGGCGTCTGCTGAAAGATTTGGAACGGAAGATGATGGCCACTCCGAACCAGACCGTCTGTAATGCAGAGTCACCAGTGGCCCTGGAGGAGGCCAAG ACCTCTGATGCCCCAGGGAGCCCCCAAACACCCCCTGAGCCTCATGACTCTGGTGGTTCCCTGCCCCTGACACCGCGGATGGAGAGCCACTCAGAGGATGAAGATCTTGCTGGGGCTGTCGGTGGCTTGGGCTGGAACAGTAGGAGTCCCCGGACCCAGAGCCCAGGGGGCTGCTCAGCAGAGGCTGTGCTGGCCCGGAAGAAACACCGTCGGCGGCCGTCGAAGCGCAAAAGGCACTGGCGACCCTACCTGGAGCTGAGCTGGGCTGAGAAACAACAGCGGGATGAGAGGCAAAGCCAGAGGGCCTCACGGGTCCGCGAGGAGATGTTCGCCAAAGGCCAGCCCGTGGCCCCCTACAACACCACCCAGTTCCTAATGAATGACAGAGACCCGGAGGAGCCCAACTTGGATGTGCCCCATGGTATCTCCCACCCAGGTTCCAGTGGGGAGAGTGAGGCCGGGGACAGTGATGGGCGGGGCCGAGCGCACGGTGAGTTCCAGCGGAAGGACTTCTCTGAGACTTACGAGCGCTTCCACACCGAGAGCCTGCAGGGCCGCAGCAAGCAGGAGCTGGTGCGAGACTACCTGGAGCTGGAGAAGCGGCTGTCGCAGGCGGAGGAGGAGACTAGGAGGCTGCAGCAGCTGCAGGCGTGCACCGGCCAGCAGTCCTGCCGCCAGGTGGAGGAGCTGGCTGCCGAGGTGGAGAGGCTCCGGACGGAAAACCAGCGGCTTCGTCAGGAGAATCAGATGTGGAACCGAGAGGGCTGCCGCTGTGATGAGGAGCCGGGTAcctag
- the HEXIM2 gene encoding protein HEXIM2 isoform X2: MALWCKRGVTSSRRLLKDLERKMMATPNQTVCNAESPVALEEAKTSDAPGSPQTPPEPHDSGGSLPLTPRMESHSEDEDLAGAVGGLGWNSRSPRTQSPGGCSAEAVLARKKHRRRPSKRKRHWRPYLELSWAEKQQRDERQSQRASRVREEMFAKGQPVAPYNTTQFLMNDRDPEEPNLDVPHGISHPGSSGESEAGDSDGRGRAHGEFQRKDFSETYERFHTESLQGRSKQELVRDYLELEKRLSQAEEETRRLQQLQACTGQQSCRQVEELAAEVERLRTENQRLRQENQMWNREGCRCDEEPGT; the protein is encoded by the exons ATGGCGCTTTGGTGTAAGCGAG GTGTCACTAGTTCCAGGCGTCTGCTGAAAGATTTGGAACGGAAGATGATGGCCACTCCGAACCAGACCGTCTGTAATGCAGAGTCACCAGTGGCCCTGGAGGAGGCCAAG ACCTCTGATGCCCCAGGGAGCCCCCAAACACCCCCTGAGCCTCATGACTCTGGTGGTTCCCTGCCCCTGACACCGCGGATGGAGAGCCACTCAGAGGATGAAGATCTTGCTGGGGCTGTCGGTGGCTTGGGCTGGAACAGTAGGAGTCCCCGGACCCAGAGCCCAGGGGGCTGCTCAGCAGAGGCTGTGCTGGCCCGGAAGAAACACCGTCGGCGGCCGTCGAAGCGCAAAAGGCACTGGCGACCCTACCTGGAGCTGAGCTGGGCTGAGAAACAACAGCGGGATGAGAGGCAAAGCCAGAGGGCCTCACGGGTCCGCGAGGAGATGTTCGCCAAAGGCCAGCCCGTGGCCCCCTACAACACCACCCAGTTCCTAATGAATGACAGAGACCCGGAGGAGCCCAACTTGGATGTGCCCCATGGTATCTCCCACCCAGGTTCCAGTGGGGAGAGTGAGGCCGGGGACAGTGATGGGCGGGGCCGAGCGCACGGTGAGTTCCAGCGGAAGGACTTCTCTGAGACTTACGAGCGCTTCCACACCGAGAGCCTGCAGGGCCGCAGCAAGCAGGAGCTGGTGCGAGACTACCTGGAGCTGGAGAAGCGGCTGTCGCAGGCGGAGGAGGAGACTAGGAGGCTGCAGCAGCTGCAGGCGTGCACCGGCCAGCAGTCCTGCCGCCAGGTGGAGGAGCTGGCTGCCGAGGTGGAGAGGCTCCGGACGGAAAACCAGCGGCTTCGTCAGGAGAATCAGATGTGGAACCGAGAGGGCTGCCGCTGTGATGAGGAGCCGGGTAcctag
- the HEXIM2 gene encoding protein HEXIM2 isoform X3 has translation MMATPNQTVCNAESPVALEEAKTSDAPGSPQTPPEPHDSGGSLPLTPRMESHSEDEDLAGAVGGLGWNSRSPRTQSPGGCSAEAVLARKKHRRRPSKRKRHWRPYLELSWAEKQQRDERQSQRASRVREEMFAKGQPVAPYNTTQFLMNDRDPEEPNLDVPHGISHPGSSGESEAGDSDGRGRAHGEFQRKDFSETYERFHTESLQGRSKQELVRDYLELEKRLSQAEEETRRLQQLQACTGQQSCRQVEELAAEVERLRTENQRLRQENQMWNREGCRCDEEPGT, from the exons ATGATGGCCACTCCGAACCAGACCGTCTGTAATGCAGAGTCACCAGTGGCCCTGGAGGAGGCCAAG ACCTCTGATGCCCCAGGGAGCCCCCAAACACCCCCTGAGCCTCATGACTCTGGTGGTTCCCTGCCCCTGACACCGCGGATGGAGAGCCACTCAGAGGATGAAGATCTTGCTGGGGCTGTCGGTGGCTTGGGCTGGAACAGTAGGAGTCCCCGGACCCAGAGCCCAGGGGGCTGCTCAGCAGAGGCTGTGCTGGCCCGGAAGAAACACCGTCGGCGGCCGTCGAAGCGCAAAAGGCACTGGCGACCCTACCTGGAGCTGAGCTGGGCTGAGAAACAACAGCGGGATGAGAGGCAAAGCCAGAGGGCCTCACGGGTCCGCGAGGAGATGTTCGCCAAAGGCCAGCCCGTGGCCCCCTACAACACCACCCAGTTCCTAATGAATGACAGAGACCCGGAGGAGCCCAACTTGGATGTGCCCCATGGTATCTCCCACCCAGGTTCCAGTGGGGAGAGTGAGGCCGGGGACAGTGATGGGCGGGGCCGAGCGCACGGTGAGTTCCAGCGGAAGGACTTCTCTGAGACTTACGAGCGCTTCCACACCGAGAGCCTGCAGGGCCGCAGCAAGCAGGAGCTGGTGCGAGACTACCTGGAGCTGGAGAAGCGGCTGTCGCAGGCGGAGGAGGAGACTAGGAGGCTGCAGCAGCTGCAGGCGTGCACCGGCCAGCAGTCCTGCCGCCAGGTGGAGGAGCTGGCTGCCGAGGTGGAGAGGCTCCGGACGGAAAACCAGCGGCTTCGTCAGGAGAATCAGATGTGGAACCGAGAGGGCTGCCGCTGTGATGAGGAGCCGGGTAcctag